A region from the Arthrobacter gengyunqii genome encodes:
- a CDS encoding nitronate monooxygenase — MFTLKSLALPVIGAPMAGGPSTPELAAAVGEAGGLGFLAAGYKSAESVADQITQLRRLSGRPFGLNLFVPDAANTYPVAAQDQAAAKAAAQARRIEAALTFREDLVAAAGQGPAGTTVPEPGMPDPTDDDGWQAKLELVLRERVPVVSFTFGLPEPAVFAELAAQGICSVVTVTDAGEARAAAEAGAHILCVQGPEAGGHRGTLDSGKVPGEVALTDLLGQVREACPLPLVAAGGISTPEDASAALAAGAGAVQVGTLLLLSDEAGTSTVHRGGLMDAVQGRRDPDTSLTRAFSGRPARGLTNDFMRAHPDAPDAYPYVNHITGQLRAAAAAAGNPEGVSLWAGTGFRHAAEGPAPVILRRLFGLAD; from the coding sequence ATGTTCACCCTAAAGTCCCTCGCCCTTCCGGTTATCGGTGCGCCCATGGCCGGAGGGCCTTCCACCCCGGAGCTGGCTGCCGCCGTGGGGGAGGCCGGCGGGCTCGGCTTCCTGGCCGCCGGCTACAAAAGCGCCGAATCCGTGGCGGACCAGATCACCCAGCTGCGCCGGCTGAGCGGCAGGCCCTTTGGCCTGAACCTCTTCGTACCGGATGCTGCCAACACCTACCCGGTCGCCGCGCAGGATCAGGCCGCGGCGAAGGCCGCAGCCCAAGCCCGAAGAATCGAAGCCGCCCTGACCTTCCGTGAGGACCTGGTCGCAGCAGCAGGGCAGGGGCCGGCTGGAACCACCGTCCCCGAACCCGGGATGCCGGATCCCACCGACGACGACGGCTGGCAGGCCAAGCTGGAGCTGGTCCTGCGGGAGCGGGTCCCGGTAGTGTCCTTCACCTTCGGACTGCCGGAACCGGCGGTCTTCGCGGAGCTTGCGGCGCAGGGAATCTGCAGCGTGGTGACGGTCACCGACGCCGGCGAGGCCCGCGCGGCCGCGGAGGCGGGAGCGCACATCCTGTGCGTGCAGGGCCCGGAGGCAGGCGGACACCGGGGAACGCTGGACAGCGGGAAGGTCCCCGGCGAGGTGGCGCTGACGGACCTGCTGGGCCAGGTTCGAGAAGCCTGCCCGCTCCCGTTGGTTGCAGCGGGAGGGATTTCCACCCCGGAGGACGCGTCCGCAGCTCTGGCCGCCGGGGCGGGTGCCGTCCAAGTGGGAACACTGCTGCTGCTCAGCGACGAAGCCGGGACCAGCACAGTGCACCGCGGCGGGTTGATGGACGCTGTACAGGGCCGCAGGGATCCTGACACTTCGCTGACACGGGCCTTCTCCGGCCGTCCAGCCAGAGGGCTGACCAATGACTTCATGCGTGCCCATCCGGATGCCCCGGACGCCTATCCGTACGTCAATCACATCACCGGCCAGCTCCGGGCCGCCGCCGCGGCGGCAGGCAATCCGGAAGGAGTCAGCCTGTGGGCCGGAACAGGGTTCCGGCACGCCGCTGAAGGTCC
- a CDS encoding PhzF family phenazine biosynthesis protein — translation MRQRWFKQVDVFGSEPYLGNPLAVVLEAEGLTDAEMASFARWTNLSETTFVLPPTVDGADYRVRIFTPGGEIPFAGHPTLGTCHAWLETGAKRRYPDVVVQECGIGLVTLHANAGIAAFAAPPLLRSGELEDDVLDQARRALGLETEQILASNWIDNGPGWLGLLLPDAATVLALNPDPTIMGNLRVGVIGAQPADAETDFEVRAFVPGLGIAEDPVTGSLNAGLAQWLIGASLAPERYVVTQGTAVQRSGRVRVFTRDRKIWVGGSTVTCIDGTVTL, via the coding sequence ATGAGACAGCGGTGGTTTAAACAGGTGGACGTTTTCGGCAGCGAACCGTATTTGGGCAACCCACTGGCAGTGGTGCTCGAAGCGGAAGGGCTGACGGATGCCGAGATGGCATCCTTTGCCCGGTGGACCAACCTTTCCGAGACCACCTTCGTCCTGCCGCCCACCGTGGACGGGGCCGACTACCGGGTCCGGATCTTCACCCCCGGCGGGGAGATTCCCTTCGCCGGACACCCCACGCTGGGCACGTGCCACGCCTGGCTGGAGACCGGAGCCAAGCGCCGGTACCCCGACGTCGTCGTGCAGGAATGCGGCATAGGGCTTGTGACGCTGCACGCCAATGCCGGGATCGCGGCGTTTGCCGCTCCGCCCCTGCTGCGCTCCGGTGAGCTGGAGGACGACGTCCTGGACCAGGCCCGGCGGGCACTGGGCCTGGAAACGGAGCAAATCCTCGCCTCCAACTGGATCGACAACGGACCGGGCTGGCTGGGACTGCTGCTCCCGGACGCCGCAACCGTCCTGGCGCTGAACCCGGACCCGACGATCATGGGCAACCTGCGCGTGGGCGTCATCGGTGCGCAGCCGGCGGACGCGGAAACGGACTTTGAAGTGCGCGCCTTCGTACCGGGTCTCGGTATTGCAGAGGATCCGGTCACCGGCAGCCTCAATGCCGGACTCGCCCAGTGGCTGATCGGAGCCTCACTGGCACCGGAACGCTACGTCGTCACCCAGGGCACTGCCGTCCAGCGCTCCGGCCGGGTCCGGGTCTTCACCCGGGACCGCAAAATTTGGGTGGGCGGATCCACGGTCACCTGCATTGACGGCACCGTCACGCTGTAA
- a CDS encoding flavin reductase family protein — translation MTLLTDLQPAALRRAFSRFPSGVAALCAVIDGKPQGLVASSFTVGVSMDPPLVMFAVQNTSRTWPVLRGAGRIGVSVLGSDHEGVCKQIASNTGDRFAGLSLHTDTSGSLFLDRAALWLECSVEKEIPAGDHAVVLLRVHGHASHEDAHEPLVFHGSAFRHLGVPAFA, via the coding sequence ATGACACTTTTGACCGACCTTCAGCCCGCTGCGCTGCGGCGGGCCTTTTCCCGATTCCCCTCCGGCGTTGCGGCTTTGTGCGCGGTCATCGACGGAAAGCCGCAGGGCCTTGTCGCGTCTTCGTTTACGGTCGGGGTTTCCATGGATCCGCCGCTGGTGATGTTCGCCGTGCAGAACACGTCCCGCACCTGGCCCGTCCTGCGCGGTGCCGGACGGATCGGGGTGTCGGTTCTCGGATCCGATCATGAGGGCGTCTGCAAGCAGATTGCTTCCAATACAGGCGACCGCTTTGCCGGGCTGAGCCTGCACACTGACACCTCCGGTTCACTCTTCCTGGACCGGGCAGCCCTGTGGCTCGAGTGCTCTGTGGAAAAGGAGATTCCGGCCGGCGACCATGCGGTGGTGCTGCTGCGCGTCCACGGCCATGCTTCCCACGAGGACGCCCACGAACCGCTGGTCTTCCACGGCTCAGCCTTCCGGCATTTGGGGGTTCCCGCCTTCGCCTGA
- the aspS gene encoding aspartate--tRNA ligase has protein sequence MLRTHALGSLRAEHIGQTVTLAGWVARRRDHGGVAFLDLRDASGVAQVVVREEDVFHGLRNEYVLQITGTVQKRPEGNENPSLATGEVEVITDDVVVLNTSDPLPFQIDEHVEVGEEARLKHRYLDLRRPAPARNMRLRSEANRIARNLLHDEGFVEIETPTLTRSTPEGARDFVVPARLAPGSWYALPQSPQLFKQLLQVGGFEKYYQIARCYRDEDFRADRQPEFTQLDIEASFVEEDDIIALGESVVKALWKLIDVEIPTPIQRMTYRDAMARFGSDKPDLRFGLELTELTDFFKDTTFRVFQAPYVGAVVMPGGASQPRRTLDAWQEWAKQRGAKGLAYVLVQEDGTLTGPVAKNLTDFERENLAEKVGAKPGDCVFFAAGETTASRALLGAARVEIGHRTGLIDPNDWAFVWIVDAPMFEPASAAVAAGDVAVGGGAWTAVHHAFTSPKPEFMDTFDTDPESALAYAYDIVCNGNEIGGGSIRIHQRDVQERVFKVMGLSQEDAQEKFGFLLEGFKYGAPPHGGIAFGWDRVVALLAGTESIRDVIAFPKSGGGYDPLTAAPAPITAQQRKEAGVDFKPEKKQDKPQES, from the coding sequence GTGCTGCGCACTCATGCCCTTGGTTCCCTAAGGGCCGAGCATATTGGACAGACCGTCACCCTCGCTGGCTGGGTGGCCCGACGGCGGGACCACGGCGGGGTTGCTTTCCTCGACCTCCGTGACGCCTCCGGAGTGGCCCAGGTGGTGGTCCGCGAAGAGGACGTCTTCCACGGGCTGCGCAACGAATATGTCCTTCAGATCACCGGTACCGTGCAGAAGCGCCCGGAAGGCAACGAGAACCCCTCGCTGGCCACCGGTGAAGTGGAAGTCATCACTGACGACGTCGTGGTCCTGAACACCTCAGACCCGCTTCCGTTCCAGATTGACGAGCACGTGGAGGTTGGCGAAGAGGCCCGCCTGAAGCACCGCTACCTGGACCTGCGCCGTCCGGCTCCGGCCCGGAACATGCGCCTGCGTTCCGAGGCCAACCGCATTGCCCGGAACCTGCTGCATGACGAAGGTTTCGTGGAAATCGAAACCCCCACGCTGACCCGTTCCACCCCCGAGGGTGCCCGCGACTTCGTGGTTCCGGCGCGTCTGGCCCCGGGATCCTGGTACGCACTGCCCCAGTCACCGCAGCTGTTCAAGCAGCTGCTGCAGGTGGGCGGCTTCGAGAAGTACTACCAGATCGCCCGCTGCTACCGCGATGAAGACTTCCGCGCGGACCGCCAGCCGGAGTTCACTCAGCTGGACATTGAGGCGAGCTTCGTCGAGGAAGACGACATCATTGCCCTGGGCGAGTCCGTGGTGAAGGCCCTGTGGAAGCTGATCGACGTCGAGATCCCCACCCCGATCCAGCGCATGACCTACCGGGACGCCATGGCCCGCTTTGGTTCGGACAAGCCGGACCTGCGGTTCGGCCTGGAGCTGACCGAGCTGACCGACTTCTTCAAGGACACCACGTTCCGCGTGTTCCAGGCCCCGTACGTGGGCGCCGTCGTCATGCCCGGCGGTGCCTCGCAGCCCCGCCGCACCCTGGATGCGTGGCAGGAATGGGCCAAGCAGCGCGGCGCCAAGGGCCTGGCTTACGTGCTGGTCCAGGAGGACGGCACCCTGACCGGTCCCGTTGCCAAGAACCTCACCGACTTCGAGCGTGAGAACCTCGCGGAGAAGGTTGGCGCCAAGCCCGGCGACTGCGTCTTCTTCGCTGCCGGCGAGACAACCGCCTCCCGTGCACTGCTCGGCGCCGCCCGCGTGGAGATCGGCCACCGCACCGGTCTGATCGATCCCAACGACTGGGCCTTCGTGTGGATTGTGGACGCTCCCATGTTCGAGCCGGCGTCGGCCGCTGTGGCAGCCGGTGACGTGGCAGTGGGCGGCGGCGCCTGGACGGCCGTGCACCACGCGTTCACGTCTCCCAAGCCTGAGTTCATGGACACGTTCGACACCGATCCGGAGTCGGCCCTGGCCTACGCCTATGACATTGTCTGCAACGGCAATGAAATCGGCGGCGGTTCCATCCGTATCCACCAGCGCGACGTGCAGGAACGCGTCTTCAAGGTCATGGGCCTTTCGCAGGAGGACGCGCAGGAGAAGTTCGGCTTCCTGCTCGAAGGTTTCAAGTACGGCGCACCGCCCCACGGCGGCATCGCCTTCGGTTGGGACCGTGTGGTGGCCCTGCTGGCCGGCACCGAGTCCATCCGCGACGTCATAGCGTTCCCGAAGTCCGGCGGCGGCTACGACCCGCTGACCGCGGCACCGGCTCCGATCACTGCCCAGCAGCGCAAGGAAGCCGGCGTGGACTTCAAGCCTGAGAAGAAGCAGGACAAGCCGCAGGAAAGCTAA
- a CDS encoding amino acid permease, with product MSGSSSEKLPLGGFDATTVGIGCMVGGGIFVVLPLVADAAGFALAASLALAALVAYCTAASTFLLSAGLRISGHRNAGGTARTAARVLMGPYMGFFTGWTMVCALVTSAAVLALTFGLYVVPGQARPAAAGAAVAGTALYLFGLQRSTWVIRFVLAFVLGMLGFGIVVAFNEAGGPPPQPGVLEETGSTAGLLQGAGFAFFAFAGYARLAAGGFRVRAPERNIPRAVPASIIVALVLYLLVALSLVTWFQGPAGLAASIAPLREPVATVGLGIGTGAVAIAAGAASLSGVWILMEGSARTAAAMAGDGDLPRVFAHTGGKRQVAWPAAAAAGAVVVVLVLTVSLGTLLALACFALLLHAAITNLCGYSLEHRRWYTPRAVNLAGLAGALVTALSLPPTAIVLMLIVLVFGLVVRLTFRRPGAAPPPDGVSIPPS from the coding sequence GTGTCCGGAAGCTCCTCAGAGAAACTCCCGCTGGGCGGTTTTGACGCCACCACTGTGGGAATCGGCTGCATGGTTGGCGGCGGCATTTTTGTGGTCCTGCCGCTGGTTGCGGACGCTGCCGGCTTTGCACTCGCCGCGTCCCTGGCCCTTGCCGCACTGGTGGCCTATTGCACAGCGGCGTCCACTTTCCTGCTCAGCGCCGGGCTGCGCATCAGCGGGCACCGCAACGCCGGAGGTACAGCGCGTACCGCGGCCCGGGTCCTCATGGGGCCCTACATGGGTTTCTTCACGGGCTGGACGATGGTCTGCGCCCTGGTGACGTCTGCTGCCGTGCTCGCCCTGACCTTCGGGTTGTATGTGGTGCCCGGGCAAGCCCGGCCCGCAGCCGCTGGAGCAGCCGTGGCGGGAACCGCCCTGTACCTGTTCGGGCTGCAGCGCAGCACCTGGGTGATCCGTTTCGTGCTGGCCTTCGTGCTTGGCATGCTGGGTTTCGGCATCGTGGTCGCCTTCAACGAGGCCGGCGGGCCACCCCCGCAGCCCGGCGTGCTGGAGGAGACAGGATCAACCGCGGGGCTGCTGCAGGGTGCGGGCTTCGCCTTTTTTGCGTTCGCGGGGTACGCCCGCCTGGCTGCCGGCGGCTTCCGGGTCCGCGCTCCGGAGCGCAACATTCCCCGTGCCGTTCCGGCGTCCATCATCGTGGCGCTGGTCCTCTACCTGCTGGTTGCACTGTCCCTGGTCACTTGGTTTCAGGGACCTGCCGGACTGGCGGCGTCGATCGCCCCGCTGCGCGAGCCGGTGGCAACGGTGGGATTGGGCATCGGCACCGGCGCGGTGGCCATTGCCGCCGGCGCTGCGAGCCTGTCCGGAGTCTGGATCCTGATGGAGGGAAGCGCCCGCACTGCCGCGGCGATGGCCGGCGACGGCGACCTTCCCCGCGTTTTTGCGCATACCGGCGGAAAGCGGCAGGTGGCATGGCCTGCGGCTGCCGCGGCGGGCGCCGTCGTCGTCGTCCTGGTGCTGACCGTCAGCCTGGGCACTTTGCTGGCCCTGGCCTGCTTTGCCCTGCTGCTCCACGCTGCCATCACCAATCTGTGCGGCTACTCGCTGGAACACCGCCGCTGGTACACCCCGCGGGCAGTGAACCTGGCGGGACTGGCCGGCGCCCTGGTCACGGCGCTGAGCCTGCCGCCGACAGCCATCGTGCTGATGCTGATCGTGCTCGTGTTCGGGCTGGTGGTGCGGCTGACCTTCCGCCGGCCCGGGGCTGCTCCCCCGCCGGACGGAGTTTCGATTCCGCCGTCCTGA
- a CDS encoding adenosine deaminase: MPTAPDELLLPCAELHLHIEGTLEPELIFELAARNGTALPYANLEELRSRYEFTDLQSFLDLYYANMEVLRTEADFADMTRAYLRRAAAAGVRHVEMMVDPQAHLLRGVPLADCINGVASVLATSLEDFGISAELIAAFLRDRPAAEAEEVLEQLLESRAPIVGIGLDSAEADNPPEGFVALYRRAREAGLKCVAHAGEEGPSHYIEQALDLLLVDRIDHGVRCLDDSELVDRLVRDRVPLTICPLSNVRLRSVDTLLDHPLPQMLAAGLNVSVNSDDPAYFGGYVDDNFALLRDTFDLSADQLAQLAVNSVEASFAQPARRAELLELIRAWRAAQG, from the coding sequence ATGCCCACTGCACCGGACGAACTTCTGCTGCCCTGCGCCGAACTGCACCTTCACATCGAAGGCACCCTCGAACCCGAGCTGATCTTCGAACTGGCGGCGCGGAACGGAACAGCACTTCCCTACGCCAATCTTGAGGAGCTGCGCAGCCGGTATGAGTTCACCGACCTGCAGTCCTTCCTGGACCTTTACTACGCCAACATGGAGGTGCTGCGGACCGAAGCGGACTTCGCGGACATGACCCGGGCCTACCTGCGCCGGGCCGCCGCTGCGGGGGTGCGGCATGTGGAGATGATGGTTGATCCGCAGGCGCACCTGCTCCGCGGAGTTCCGCTGGCGGACTGCATCAACGGGGTGGCGTCGGTCCTGGCCACCAGCCTGGAGGATTTCGGAATCTCCGCTGAACTGATTGCCGCGTTCCTGCGGGACCGTCCGGCTGCCGAAGCCGAAGAGGTCCTGGAGCAGCTGCTCGAATCCCGTGCGCCGATCGTGGGAATCGGACTGGACTCCGCCGAGGCGGACAACCCGCCGGAAGGCTTTGTGGCTCTCTACCGCCGAGCCCGCGAAGCAGGCCTCAAATGCGTGGCCCACGCCGGCGAAGAGGGTCCGTCGCACTACATTGAACAGGCACTGGATCTGCTGCTGGTGGACCGGATCGACCACGGCGTCCGCTGCCTGGATGATTCCGAGTTGGTGGACCGCCTGGTGCGGGACCGGGTTCCGCTGACGATCTGTCCGCTGTCCAACGTCCGGCTGCGTTCGGTGGATACCCTCCTTGATCATCCGCTGCCGCAGATGCTGGCCGCGGGGCTGAACGTGTCGGTGAACTCCGACGATCCGGCCTACTTTGGCGGCTACGTGGATGACAACTTCGCGCTGCTGCGCGACACCTTTGACCTGTCCGCGGACCAGCTTGCCCAGCTGGCCGTCAACTCCGTGGAAGCATCCTTCGCGCAGCCGGCCCGCCGCGCGGAGCTGCTGGAGCTGATCCGGGCCTGGCGGGCGGCGCAGGGCTAG
- a CDS encoding histidine kinase, whose translation MPAPNSRYSLDGVWESGIASAVGYLLGGSVLVLIGVNGADLVPPLPGAPGWAWVPVLLLGCIGLVFRRRSVPVMLAVTGTAVVASMLLGGGIITYLLLFELFYAGILFGSPQVSRAAQTAAVAGVVILPVVSGLSYGGWPAAFFGLLQAVLICLIPLWWAGSVRRQSDRAEQERQRAETERLRAERTEELAELNLRVAVAAERSAMARELHDAIAGHLSAVALQSAAALAAGNPDLDRRVLAQVRTESVQALREMRSMIDLLEADDGPDAVPLDTASGGLDQLAALAGSARLAGNPVDLDMEPGLEVPVLVGSTCYRIVQEALSNAVRHAPGRPVTIRVREAENLLDISIRNALPRESVPQDGVPAAAAGVDPCRSGNGSGLRNMSLRAGALQGSFSAGIADAGEDGAEWLVQALLPVGSPADRPLTQEIH comes from the coding sequence ATGCCCGCACCCAACAGCCGCTATTCCCTGGACGGCGTCTGGGAGTCCGGTATTGCCTCTGCCGTTGGATATCTTCTTGGCGGCTCCGTCCTCGTGCTCATTGGCGTCAACGGGGCGGACCTGGTGCCGCCGCTGCCCGGCGCTCCGGGCTGGGCATGGGTCCCCGTCCTCCTGCTCGGGTGCATTGGCTTGGTATTCCGGCGGCGCAGCGTTCCGGTGATGCTGGCGGTAACCGGCACCGCTGTTGTGGCCAGCATGCTGCTGGGCGGCGGCATCATCACCTACCTGCTGCTGTTTGAACTCTTCTACGCCGGCATTCTCTTTGGCTCGCCGCAGGTTAGCCGGGCCGCGCAAACCGCCGCGGTGGCCGGCGTCGTGATCCTGCCGGTGGTGTCGGGATTGAGCTACGGGGGCTGGCCGGCGGCCTTCTTCGGACTGCTTCAGGCCGTTCTCATCTGTCTCATTCCGCTTTGGTGGGCCGGTTCCGTCCGGCGGCAAAGCGATCGTGCGGAACAGGAACGGCAGCGGGCGGAGACGGAGCGCCTGCGTGCCGAACGCACCGAGGAGCTGGCCGAACTGAACCTTCGGGTTGCCGTGGCCGCCGAGCGCAGCGCCATGGCCCGCGAACTCCATGACGCCATTGCCGGCCACCTTTCCGCCGTGGCGCTGCAGTCGGCCGCCGCCCTGGCCGCGGGCAACCCTGACCTGGACCGCCGTGTACTGGCGCAGGTACGGACGGAAAGCGTGCAGGCCCTGCGCGAGATGCGGTCAATGATCGACCTTCTGGAGGCCGACGACGGACCGGATGCCGTGCCGTTGGACACGGCGTCCGGCGGACTGGACCAGCTGGCGGCACTGGCCGGCTCCGCCCGGTTGGCCGGCAATCCGGTGGACCTGGACATGGAACCCGGCCTCGAGGTTCCCGTGCTGGTGGGCAGTACCTGTTACCGCATTGTCCAGGAGGCACTCTCCAATGCCGTCCGGCACGCGCCCGGCCGCCCCGTCACGATCCGGGTACGGGAGGCTGAGAACCTGCTGGACATCAGTATCCGCAATGCCCTGCCCCGGGAGAGTGTTCCGCAGGACGGTGTGCCCGCTGCCGCTGCTGGCGTCGACCCCTGCCGCAGCGGAAACGGATCAGGGCTGCGGAACATGTCATTGCGTGCCGGAGCGCTGCAGGGCAGCTTCAGTGCAGGAATTGCCGACGCAGGCGAAGACGGCGCCGAGTGGCTGGTTCAGGCGCTCCTCCCGGTGGGCAGCCCCGCTGACAGACCCCTCACCCAGGAGATCCATTGA
- a CDS encoding response regulator has translation MNTHEPVTVLLADDHSAIRAGLRMILESVGGFSVVGEAADGAAAVRMARALRPDVVLMDLRMPGMDGIAATAEITGQGLSAVLVLTTFDIDDYVYAALRAGAAGFLLKSVEPAELVRAVSSVARGDSVLSPEVTGMLIAAFVQGQVVQGQDTGAAAVSAAPPTGNPPSAGRLAEPLTAREEAVLACLGEGLSNQQITRRLGIAETTVKTHVSRVLAKLGVSSRVQAALAYRESAAYRQTAGSRETAGSRERLES, from the coding sequence TTGAACACACACGAGCCGGTTACCGTCCTGCTGGCGGACGACCACTCCGCCATCCGCGCCGGCCTGCGCATGATCCTGGAGTCGGTGGGCGGCTTTTCAGTGGTGGGTGAGGCCGCCGACGGTGCGGCAGCGGTGAGGATGGCACGGGCGCTGCGTCCCGACGTCGTCCTCATGGACCTGCGCATGCCGGGAATGGACGGCATAGCGGCAACCGCGGAGATCACCGGCCAGGGGCTTTCCGCCGTGCTGGTGCTGACCACGTTCGATATTGACGACTATGTGTACGCTGCCCTGCGGGCCGGAGCCGCCGGGTTCCTGCTGAAGTCGGTGGAGCCGGCCGAACTGGTGCGGGCGGTTTCCAGCGTGGCCCGCGGCGACAGTGTCCTCTCCCCCGAGGTCACCGGAATGCTGATTGCGGCGTTTGTGCAGGGACAGGTTGTGCAGGGGCAGGACACAGGCGCTGCTGCCGTGTCGGCGGCACCGCCCACCGGCAATCCGCCGTCCGCCGGCCGCCTCGCCGAGCCGCTGACCGCCCGCGAGGAAGCCGTCCTTGCGTGCTTGGGCGAGGGGCTGTCCAACCAGCAGATCACGCGCCGGCTGGGCATCGCGGAAACCACTGTGAAAACCCATGTCTCCCGCGTGCTGGCCAAGCTGGGTGTCTCCTCCCGGGTGCAGGCCGCCCTCGCCTACCGCGAGAGTGCCGCCTACCGGCAGACTGCGGGTTCCCGGGAAACTGCAGGTTCCCGGGAACGCCTCGAAAGCTAA
- the hisS gene encoding histidine--tRNA ligase, translated as MARKASLSGFPEWLPQERLVELHVLDVLRRTFELHGFTNIETRAVETVGQLLRKGEIDKEVYALSRLQAEEGEAGGKQDPNQLALHFDLTVPFARYVVENAGHLAFPFRRYQIQKVWRGERPQEGRAREFTQADIDVVGDGDLPFRYDVELALVIAEALGALPIPDFKIRVNNRKLAEGFYRGIGLEDTAGVLRSIDKLEKIGAARVAELLQEELGATAEQADAALKLASIRTEDMSFVEQVRALGVTNELLEEGLDELSQVIAEAVKRAPGRVVADLSIARGLDYYTGTVYETVLVGHESLGSICSGGRYDSLASKGNRKFPGVGLSIGVTRLVMRILSQEFAAANRSVPTAVLVALTDDESWSAAQDIAGDLRARGIPVEVAAKAEKFGKQIKYADRRGIPFVWFTSEDGSHEVKDIRSGEQVPADPQTWTPPAEDLFVQVNPA; from the coding sequence ATGGCACGCAAGGCCTCACTGTCCGGTTTCCCTGAATGGCTGCCGCAGGAGCGCCTGGTCGAACTCCATGTCCTGGACGTCCTGCGGCGCACCTTTGAACTGCACGGGTTCACCAACATTGAAACGCGCGCGGTGGAGACCGTGGGACAGCTGCTGCGCAAGGGCGAGATCGACAAGGAAGTTTACGCGCTGAGCCGGCTGCAGGCCGAAGAGGGGGAAGCCGGCGGCAAGCAGGATCCCAACCAGCTGGCGCTCCACTTTGACCTGACCGTCCCCTTCGCCCGTTACGTGGTGGAAAACGCCGGGCACCTGGCGTTCCCGTTCCGCCGCTACCAGATTCAGAAGGTCTGGCGCGGGGAGCGCCCGCAGGAGGGCCGCGCCCGCGAATTCACCCAGGCTGACATTGACGTGGTGGGCGACGGCGACCTGCCGTTCCGGTACGACGTCGAGCTGGCGCTGGTCATCGCCGAGGCGCTGGGCGCCCTGCCCATCCCGGACTTCAAGATTCGGGTCAATAACCGCAAGCTCGCCGAGGGCTTCTACCGGGGGATCGGGCTGGAGGACACCGCCGGTGTGCTGCGCAGCATCGACAAGCTGGAAAAGATCGGTGCCGCACGCGTGGCTGAGCTGCTGCAGGAAGAACTCGGCGCCACTGCCGAACAGGCCGACGCCGCCCTGAAGCTGGCCTCCATCCGCACCGAAGACATGTCCTTCGTGGAGCAGGTCCGCGCGCTGGGCGTGACCAACGAGCTGCTCGAGGAAGGCCTGGACGAGTTGTCTCAGGTCATCGCCGAAGCGGTCAAGCGTGCTCCAGGACGCGTGGTGGCGGACCTGAGCATTGCCCGCGGCCTGGACTATTACACGGGCACCGTTTACGAAACCGTCCTCGTGGGACACGAGTCCCTGGGCTCGATCTGCTCGGGCGGCCGCTACGATTCCCTGGCCTCCAAGGGCAACCGCAAGTTCCCCGGCGTCGGGCTGTCCATCGGCGTAACCCGCCTCGTCATGCGCATCCTGAGCCAGGAGTTTGCCGCAGCGAACCGCAGCGTTCCCACCGCCGTCCTGGTGGCTCTCACCGACGATGAGTCCTGGTCCGCCGCTCAGGACATCGCCGGGGACCTGCGGGCCCGCGGCATTCCGGTGGAAGTGGCAGCGAAGGCGGAGAAGTTCGGCAAGCAGATCAAGTACGCGGACCGCCGCGGCATTCCGTTTGTCTGGTTTACGTCCGAGGACGGCAGCCACGAGGTCAAGGACATCCGCTCCGGCGAGCAGGTGCCGGCCGATCCGCAGACCTGGACGCCGCCGGCCGAGGACCTCTTTGTGCAGGTGAATCCCGCTTAG
- a CDS encoding peptidylprolyl isomerase — MAAIRQDRETRRRIARMQAKRILLLSQAKRRRRDNLFAGTAGVLSLALAVALQVAWFSSNPTPEQTRLIEQQAAAAASPTGPAPDQATAAAIPDKSTAEGKVFSGTLATSAGDLGVELDGNAAPQAVAVFASLAESGFFTGKTCHRLTTAETMGVLQCGSLNGDGAGDPAYQWGPVENTPADGVYPAGSIAVARAAATDSHGTQFFIVYKDSVIPQDTGGYTIMGKLTSGLDVLESVAAQGAVKDGAEVQDGMPKTPVTIDSFTLK, encoded by the coding sequence GTGGCCGCCATCCGCCAGGACCGCGAAACCCGCCGGCGCATTGCCCGGATGCAGGCCAAACGCATCCTGCTGCTCAGTCAGGCAAAACGCCGCAGGCGGGACAATCTTTTCGCCGGCACGGCCGGAGTCCTGTCGCTGGCGCTTGCCGTTGCCCTGCAGGTGGCCTGGTTTTCTTCCAACCCGACGCCGGAGCAGACGCGGCTCATTGAGCAGCAGGCGGCTGCGGCAGCCTCGCCCACAGGCCCGGCTCCCGATCAGGCCACTGCTGCGGCCATCCCGGACAAGTCCACCGCAGAGGGGAAGGTGTTCTCCGGAACGCTGGCCACCAGCGCCGGCGACCTGGGCGTGGAGCTGGACGGAAACGCCGCCCCGCAGGCCGTGGCGGTCTTCGCGTCCCTCGCCGAGTCGGGTTTCTTCACGGGCAAAACCTGCCACCGGCTCACCACGGCCGAAACCATGGGGGTCCTTCAGTGCGGTTCCCTTAACGGCGACGGGGCCGGGGACCCGGCGTATCAGTGGGGTCCGGTGGAGAACACTCCCGCGGACGGGGTCTATCCTGCGGGGTCCATCGCGGTGGCCCGGGCCGCCGCCACGGACAGTCACGGGACTCAATTCTTCATCGTCTACAAAGACTCTGTTATTCCGCAGGATACGGGCGGCTACACGATCATGGGTAAGCTAACGTCAGGGCTGGATGTTTTGGAATCGGTCGCCGCGCAGGGAGCTGTGAAGGATGGCGCCGAAGTCCAGGACGGCATGCCGAAAACCCCGGTGACGATAGACTCGTTTACCCTGAAGTAA